The Theobroma cacao cultivar B97-61/B2 chromosome 2, Criollo_cocoa_genome_V2, whole genome shotgun sequence genome includes the window ACGCCAAAATCAAAGTCAGAAACACCACCAGCTACAgcagctgctgctgctgctgcagCAGCAAAGCCACTTCCTCCTTCCCCATCCCCAGTGAACACAGGTGTGCTGGCATAGGAATCAAAAAATTATACCATTTGCACAATCACTAGTAAATAAGCAATATAATCTAAAAAGACATGAGCCAACAGCATCTTACTCAAATGTACATTTTTTCACAAGAAACCCAATACTTTAAGGAAAACAAAGAATCAGAAGGAGGAGATAAGTAAAACCTGATAAGCACATCAGAAAGTGCATTTTGACCAGGAGGAACATGAACAATGTGACTACTGTCATTATTATTAACAGCTGCAAGAAGAGCCTCCAACTTTTCTGGCTTTCCATCTTCATCCTCACCAAAATCGACAATATCAAGAGCTACGCTattctttttcagcttctttccTATCATCTCCAGTGACTTTTTTTCGTACTTAACAGGACTGACAGGATAAAGCATAAGGACAAAAAGTTATATATCTGAATTAAGGTGAACACGCAAATTGAAAGGCCAACATGTTTACCTTCCAGCAAAAACTATAATCCTTTGCTGCTGATTTTTGTTTTGGCGATGCTTTAGAGCCAGCTGAGCAATCTGAATTCCAGCTGCTAGGTTCATCTCTCCCCCCATTTCAAGACCTGtgtaaaacattaaaaaatacataaagatgAAGAGCAaggtgatgatgatgggaaAAGAATAATAGAGGGGGACGGAAGATGACCTTCAATTCAGAAATACTTACTATAAAATTAGAGATTAATCATTACTCATATGCTGCTTTTGCAATGACAAACTATACTAAATGTAACTGCTGAGATCCATCAGCAAAGACAAGTTCTCCATTTGTAAGGTAAGTGAAAAAGATGCTCTCAACTTCTAGAGGTCAGCATGCATGTCTCTCATGCTGAACTGCATGCTTACATAGATCATAATTTCAAATTGCTAAGCTTATGTACTTATATGATCCAATTAGAAAGCCACAAAACAATTAATGCTGGTTTTTTGTTCAACATATCTAATGTTTTTCCTGTTCATTTCCAACAAACTGTCACACCCAACTAAATGTCAAGCTTTACATCAACCAAGACTACACATAAAAGTGTACACTgaaattttagtttattttgctAACAACACAGTAAAAATAAACCAAATCAAGATCCAACTTGAATAACCTTTATCTTCCCATATAACAGTAAATCAAAACACAAACACACGGATTTCATTCACCATGGTATGTCTGTTGGCACATATAGTTCAAGAACccatatttatttatgaaatCCTAGCTTAAATAAACTTAATCTCTAAATAAgactcaaaataaatgaatctaaaagagaaagaaaataggtAAATTACCGTGCATGCAAGACAAGATTTTGCCGAGATCACTGGTAGGAGTAGCCACTACACGCACTCCTTTGCCCGCCATCGTCAAAATCCCGACCGTGTTCTCCGGATTAGACtgcataatttattaaaaaaaaattcaatttcccATGTCTctttaagaaagaaaacctAGCGTAactaaattcataaataaacAAGATGAACCGAAGAGCGAAAGGTAAAGCAGTAATGACCTGGGTTTTAGCTCCACAGATAAGACTAACGGCGTCAGATTGAGCTTGAAATCGAGAGGGCGAATAATCGCCGTTTCGCATCCATTCCGAGTTATCAATGCATATCATAGTCGCCTGATTGTTtgattcaaacaaaaaaaaaggatttgattaaaatttaaatccaaTAAACCCTAATTTGgaaaacaaaatgaagaaaaagagaaaagtaaATGATGATTAAAGAAGGAGATTAAGGAGGAATCTTTCGCATTGCTTACCTCGAGAACCATGGTTGCAAATGCTAAGAGAGAGTAGGCTTGGAAGCGAAGAAAAGAAATCTAGTAGAAATCAAATGTTTGCTTTGCCTTGTCGGTTTTTGCTGTTCACCCAGGGAAATTTAAATATCGGGCGTTTAACTTTTCGCTTTTACCAATATGCCCCTCCTTCACTTCTTATTTTCAATTGCCAAATTTtcgaattatttaaaaattttagtaaatatttttcattatttttaattaaatttttatacttttattttaaatcaaataaatgattataattaatatttatttaattatcattaataaaatattatttattttttttatattcatataatattaacataaaaattaaaaaatatcatacaaTTATATAACATACCACGATAAATCAtctcttaaatttaaatttatctttatttcAGGTCCTTAGCAGCGAATTTAAGTACAAGCCAACTCTTGCGTGCATCATTTGCTAATAAAGGCCAATTCGACCTCTTGAGTATAGGATCCTTACCTAGTAAGTTAAAAGGAGTGAaaatataagtaaataataaaagggGTTTTCCCCATTACTGAAAACAATTGAGCTCTTTATTGAACAAGCCTCAAATACTGTACAATGCAACGATCGAATCTGATGGTATGCACAATTTGCCAATAGGCAGTAGTAACAACCTCGTACAGATATCAAATGACAAATCAACAACAACGACATTATTTTTGAGTTACAGGGATGTCTCTATACACCAAGAGTTCTAGTAGGGAAGGATGATCTACTGTTCCTACTGATTGGTAAATGCACATAGACCTCATGAACCTCCTGCTTGTAGACTTCTCCTCTATCTCTATCAATTGCATAGCAGATGTCAACAGTGTCGATTACATTGTCCAACACATGGACAAAGAAACCCAGCACTATGATTAGCAGCACCCATGCAAGAACAGCAACTATGTATGCATTAACCCCTAGATTGCTAACGCCATGTAAGATAGCACATACCTGCATATACGTATTCAATACAggtaatataaatataagaagaaagaaaacaataacAAGCCCAGCAAATCATTCTATTTAGTGATGAGAGACTCACCACAATGGCATAAACTGCTGAGAGGACAAAAATTACTCCTGCTAACAAACGAGTTGATACAGTCTCCACAAAAACAGCAGAGAGTAGGTTTCGCTTTAGAAGCTCATACGTCATCCTTGCAGATGTGCAGTAAGCCTCACCAGTTATTGCTGCAAAGTTGATGGTGAACTTGTTAAGAAAGTCTATTGCTGACAGTAGGGTATTAACACAACACCGCAGGACAAGCTTGACTATCCTAGGAACATCTTCTTCTCTTGCACTATCAACAGCAGCACGCACCAGTCGAACAGCACAAATAAGTAGTCCAGATAGACAGACAGTGCCAGAAGAAGGACCAAATGCATTTCTGCAAGTGTTTAGAATCCAAAGATTAAAAGGATTAACATGTTATAACCATTAATTTTCTAGTCAGAAAGCTAACTATTTAAAAACCAACATACATTAGTGATGCCTTAGAAGGATGTCTAGTTTGGCTTTCACTATCGCAgacatttcatcaaattatCCTTCAGAAAACATCTTAACAATATATAATACTTGTTAAAGCAGGTGAGGATATGATTCAAGAAGTTAACATGCTGTCTAGTAGACAAGAAGCTAATATGTTTCCTAATCTCAACCAAAAAAAACCTAATAGACAGCAATTTAAATATTCTATAAAAGAAGTTAACATGCTGCCTTCTGACACGGCAAGTTCGGCGCAAAAACTGGAGAAGTTGCCCTTTTTTCATGCCAATCTAACACAATAAAGGAATGCACAAAGGAACTAAACGATTATAATATACCAAGGAAAGTTGGTCAgcataaaacacaaaaaagaaacactGGTGGAGGAGCATGCTCTCCTACATTTTGTTAGACACTCTTCTGTCCATGCTAGTAAATACAAAAACCATGTTGAGTTAAATTGATAATCCAAACCACAGCAAATTGCCAGGGCTGTCATCTTCAACACTCAAGTACAAATACTTGACTAGAATACATCAATGCATCTAAAAACCATATCTAAATCTATGTTATCAACTATGTACCATTACTATCACACTAAGCTGATCACCAAGATCATAATCTTTGATAATGAATCAATACAATCTAGTGTTCATACGTTAAGCATGTATCCAAAACAGCCAATCAAAATCACAGATAAAATCCAACTCAAACTTAGTTTCAGCTACCATCACCCAAAAGTAGAAAACTGTATATGCATGCACACCCAAACGTTAAGCATGTACACTAAAATGCATAGATTGTtatgaagaaaaactgaaaacaGTAGGAAGTAACCTCAAAGAACTTCTTATGCTCCGCTTAGGTTTCGAATCATCCTTGGAGAAGTACCACTGTGCAATAGTGCCACTGATCACATAAACCTGAGCTTCCACCATTGCAGTCAAAGACCACAACATTGTCAAAATCGCCAATGTGTAATAAGCAGGCACCCAGCTATCTTGTTTCCAAACACAAGTATACTCCCCATTCGATTCTTTAGCCACAATTTTCCCATTAAATCTAGCAAACACCAAGAACACAACAATTGGCGCATAATAGATCGCCAATCCAACTGTCAACAACGGTATCACCAAAAACAATCCTAAATTCCTCGAAAGCGCATCAGAAGCAACCGCAATAATCCTCACAGTCAACTCGATTCGCTGCCAATTAGACACAATGATCCAAACAATAATCCCAACTactaaaagaacaaaaacaagcACCAAAATTCTATAAACCAAAGGGAAAGCATCACTACAAGAAGAAGTCAAAGTACAAGCAACGAACCAATAAACATCGAAGAAAATTGGCATGATTATAAAGAAAGGAAGCAAGGCATAAACGATCTGCTTTGTGTAATGTTTGAgtaaaaaaagcaaaagaaaccaAATTGGTACACTTAAAATCAAAGTTATAACAAGGGTCCATACTAAATAAGTCCAAAGACTCGAACTTGACAACGAAACAagtgaaatttcaaaaacccAATCAGAATTTGATAAAAAGGAAGAGTCTTGAACGCAAGAAGTGGAATTAGAATCGTAGGTGAAACTCGAAACGTTGGAGTAATTGGTGTTCCGATGGAAGATTGAGAAAATACCAAAAGCGAACGTGCAGACGACTAAGAGAACGAAGAGGATGAGAAAAGGAAGGTCTTTGAAAGGTCTGGGTCCGTAATTGAAAGAGATCTGGAGGAATTGGGTGGGGTCGGGTTCAGAAGGGTCGGGTTGAGCTAGTTCTTCGATTGGAGGAGATGAGTAGGTGGAGCTGGTCGTGGGCTTGGAGAGGAGAGGAGTGGTTGGTAAAGCGGCGTCATAAAGAGATACGGGTTTGGAGGTGTTGGTTTCTTCTTCTGTGCTGCCCATTGCAGCAACAActcaaagagagaaagagctaTGGAGAAAGAATCAAAGAAACGTCTGTAGACCGAGAATTCTGATTTGATAGAGGGACTTTCGGgacttttgcttttgtttgttttactttttttgatataattttttgttatttttgtttggGTGTGTTTTTGCTTTGTTGACTGTTTGTTCAGTTAAACCAAATTGAGAGAGCTGGAGAAGAAGATGGGTGGGAAGATAGGAATGCCACGTGggaattatttaaatttctcaaataaaaaaaaaagccggTGAAACAGTTGTTCTTCTTCTCTGTTTTCGGAGATTAGGATAAGTTCGATGACAGAGGAATTTGATATTACGCAAATGCTCATTTATCATTCCAAATTCTGAATTTAAAGGCCCTTTTCATTGTATTGAGATTGATTTGGCAATATTAATGAATGATGATGAGTTTGGAAAATGATTTTGTAGCACATTaacaagcatgaaaattatagttgaaaataaataataaataaccAAAACATCAAGTAAATAAAACCCAAGAAAGACAAGCATAATAGAAAGGAATACATTCCTTGCGATTACTTAAAAAATTGTTAGCGTTAATAACAGTAGCCAGATATGATAGCTGAAGGAAGGGCAAGAAAAGGGCAAGctacaatattttcaaactgAAGCCTGTGACTCATTGATCTAATTCGTGCCAGAAATTTATGGTGGCAATGATACAAGGGGAGCAAAgtataaatcaattatataGAGAACAAAATCAGCAGAGTCAAAACGCAAAACTTTCTGTTGTTAATATAAACCAGGACCTTCAATTTTCCTCATCCCATTTGCTCTTTGGCATCTCTCCAGAGTCAGCAATTATGACCTTCTTTCTAGGTTTCCCGCTGTAAGTTCCAGCTCCACCTTCGATCATATACACAATGTCCATGCCTTGAATAAC containing:
- the LOC18607568 gene encoding 26S proteasome non-ATPase regulatory subunit 4 homolog: MVLEATMICIDNSEWMRNGDYSPSRFQAQSDAVSLICGAKTQSNPENTVGILTMAGKGVRVVATPTSDLGKILSCMHGLEMGGEMNLAAGIQIAQLALKHRQNKNQQQRIIVFAGSPVKYEKKSLEMIGKKLKKNSVALDIVDFGEDEDGKPEKLEALLAAVNNNDSSHIVHVPPGQNALSDVLISTPVFTGDGEGGSGFAAAAAAAAAVAGGVSDFDFGVDPNIDPELALALRVSMEEERARQEAAAKRAAEEATRQEKGEEAQPQSDSQNATTTATEKVTDPMDEDDALLKQALALSMNIPGSDSSAGDAEMSEATNDDKELALALQMSMQESSKDSSAQSDVSKVLGDQSFMSSILSSLPGVDPNDPNVKDLLASLPGQSESQEKKNEDEQPKDDN
- the LOC18607569 gene encoding CTL-like protein DDB_G0288717, producing the protein MGSTEEETNTSKPVSLYDAALPTTPLLSKPTTSSTYSSPPIEELAQPDPSEPDPTQFLQISFNYGPRPFKDLPFLILFVLLVVCTFAFGIFSIFHRNTNYSNVSSFTYDSNSTSCVQDSSFLSNSDWVFEISLVSLSSSSLWTYLVWTLVITLILSVPIWFLLLFLLKHYTKQIVYALLPFFIIMPIFFDVYWFVACTLTSSCSDAFPLVYRILVLVFVLLVVGIIVWIIVSNWQRIELTVRIIAVASDALSRNLGLFLVIPLLTVGLAIYYAPIVVFLVFARFNGKIVAKESNGEYTCVWKQDSWVPAYYTLAILTMLWSLTAMVEAQVYVISGTIAQWYFSKDDSKPKRSIRSSLRNAFGPSSGTVCLSGLLICAVRLVRAAVDSAREEDVPRIVKLVLRCCVNTLLSAIDFLNKFTINFAAITGEAYCTSARMTYELLKRNLLSAVFVETVSTRLLAGVIFVLSAVYAIVVCAILHGVSNLGVNAYIVAVLAWVLLIIVLGFFVHVLDNVIDTVDICYAIDRDRGEVYKQEVHEVYVHLPISRNSRSSFPTRTLGV